A genomic segment from Burkholderia plantarii encodes:
- a CDS encoding response regulator, producing MLRPILLVEDNPDDIELTMIALEKTRLANPVVSVRDGEEALQFLRRDGKWAERPDESPAVILLDKKLPKLDGHEVLKIVRGDEHLRHIPVVMLTSSREEKDLLRSYDLGVNAYVVKPVAFDDFMAAINDLGMFWAVLNEPPPYQR from the coding sequence GTGTTAAGACCGATCCTTCTCGTGGAAGACAACCCCGACGACATTGAGCTGACGATGATCGCGCTGGAGAAGACGCGACTCGCGAATCCGGTGGTATCGGTACGGGACGGCGAAGAGGCGCTGCAGTTCCTGCGCCGCGACGGCAAGTGGGCCGAGCGTCCCGACGAAAGCCCGGCGGTGATCCTGCTCGACAAGAAGCTGCCGAAGCTCGATGGCCACGAAGTGCTGAAGATCGTGCGCGGCGACGAGCACCTGCGCCACATTCCGGTGGTGATGCTGACGTCCTCGCGCGAGGAAAAGGACCTGCTGCGCAGCTACGACCTCGGCGTGAACGCCTACGTCGTGAAGCCCGTGGCATTCGACGATTTCATGGCCGCGATCAACGATCTCGGCATGTTCTGGGCGGTCCTGAACGAACCGCCGCCGTACCAGCGCTGA
- a CDS encoding response regulator, with protein MKTILIVDDEFDMLTVWRLLLEQCGYAVFTASNGALALDRIREGKPDLIVTDFMMPVMSGGELCAVLAREPDWRAIPIILCSAAVDIPPQPNPSILYARKPLSFDALLGMVRRQLGEAAG; from the coding sequence ATGAAAACCATCCTGATCGTGGACGACGAGTTCGACATGCTGACCGTGTGGCGCCTGCTGCTGGAGCAGTGCGGCTACGCGGTGTTCACGGCGTCCAACGGCGCGCTTGCGCTCGACCGGATCAGGGAGGGCAAGCCGGACCTGATCGTCACCGACTTCATGATGCCGGTGATGTCGGGCGGCGAGCTTTGCGCGGTGCTCGCGCGCGAGCCGGACTGGCGCGCGATCCCGATCATCCTCTGCAGCGCGGCGGTGGATATCCCGCCGCAGCCCAATCCGTCGATCCTCTACGCGCGCAAGCCGCTGTCGTTCGACGCGCTGCTCGGGATGGTGCGGCGCCAGCTCGGCGAGGCGGCCGGCTGA
- a CDS encoding LysR substrate-binding domain-containing protein — translation MAKHPCVCCTGRHAPYRRQFARSGDAPLGVTVSGPLASDDAELLVEAAVDGLGMLYTSDWYAGRDLAAGRLVEILSDWPRLDRGSVYVVMPAAGGTPSRTRAFSDRIAAQLAVPPWAAR, via the coding sequence CTGGCAAAACACCCTTGCGTCTGCTGCACGGGCCGCCACGCCCCCTACCGACGGCAGTTCGCCCGATCCGGCGACGCGCCGCTCGGCGTCACCGTGTCCGGCCCGCTCGCATCCGACGACGCGGAGTTGTTGGTCGAGGCGGCCGTCGACGGGCTGGGCATGCTGTACACCTCGGACTGGTATGCCGGCCGCGATCTGGCCGCGGGCCGGCTGGTCGAGATCCTGTCCGACTGGCCGCGGCTCGATCGCGGCTCGGTCTACGTGGTCATGCCGGCGGCGGGCGGCACGCCGTCCAGGACGCGCGCGTTCTCGGACCGGATCGCCGCGCAGCTCGCCGTGCCGCCGTGGGCCGCGCGCTGA
- a CDS encoding biliverdin-producing heme oxygenase, protein MPDEIRQGDAVAAAPSPAAETDAAASAVGATAVSGAAASAAIPAVLAALRAATGEQHERLHQLMPLSAETAGLHDYLAHLRILRAWLAPLEPWLDGPARQASAHDDGAPRTSAAALPPVRRVALIDADLAAAPAAALAALPAGPAPAEPWWPADAGAAYRWGARYVIEGSQMGGAVLYQQLHERLAPHPLGFLAAGRHGLSARWKAFVRCLAAEVEAPAAIAAACRGATDAFDHLVRLAGLADAARGVPA, encoded by the coding sequence ATGCCGGACGAGATCCGACAGGGCGATGCCGTCGCGGCAGCGCCGTCCCCCGCTGCCGAGACCGACGCGGCAGCGTCCGCCGTTGGCGCCACGGCGGTTTCCGGCGCCGCGGCTTCGGCGGCGATCCCGGCCGTGCTCGCCGCGCTGCGCGCCGCGACCGGCGAGCAGCATGAACGGCTGCACCAGTTGATGCCGTTGTCGGCCGAAACGGCCGGCCTGCATGATTACCTGGCCCATCTGCGAATCCTGCGTGCCTGGCTGGCGCCGCTCGAGCCCTGGCTCGACGGCCCCGCGCGACAGGCGTCGGCGCACGACGACGGCGCGCCGCGGACGAGCGCCGCCGCGCTGCCGCCGGTGCGGCGCGTGGCCTTGATCGACGCCGATCTCGCCGCCGCGCCGGCCGCCGCGCTGGCCGCGCTGCCGGCCGGCCCCGCGCCCGCCGAACCGTGGTGGCCGGCCGATGCCGGTGCCGCCTATCGGTGGGGCGCGCGCTACGTGATCGAAGGCTCCCAGATGGGCGGCGCGGTGCTCTACCAGCAGCTCCACGAACGGCTCGCGCCGCATCCGCTCGGCTTCCTCGCGGCCGGCCGCCACGGGCTGTCGGCGCGCTGGAAGGCGTTCGTGCGCTGCCTCGCGGCCGAGGTCGAGGCGCCCGCCGCGATCGCGGCGGCCTGCCGTGGCGCGACCGACGCGTTCGACCATCTCGTCAGGCTGGCCGGCCTGGCCGACGCCGCGCGCGGCGTGCCTGCCTGA
- a CDS encoding sensor histidine kinase yields the protein MHEFSDPGEPVPQPDFGAAAAAFDCLPDAYLIINARHEVVLANRRYLRLVGVAPAAVLGHRLQDINQFGTDAQREARREWLEGTLNQLPLRESVWSPVFRYEMPVEHESGEWVAVPRYWRIKATPLDAPDSGLAGAVAILVSEVTEHVAEYERDQRERAKLRSQAQLRQVVAEEARAQLREHQERLEIAMAFSQVGAWELEPLTGGIQCTDQCRTNLGLGIDDLLTRERWFDEIVHPDDRPRLREAMTQALDMHEPFEVDFRVGWEHGQVRWILVRGVGRYQANGALSSVHGFTLDITARKQTELETQANAVAEKRAREQSDRLATAMDHFITTVSHELRSPLNAILSWCELMRRSPEPSLVMRAGEVINRNGRQLAHMVDDLLDSGAIVTGKLSVVPRPVDLGALAGIVVEDMRMIAEAKGLALIADRLMPAMVIADENRMKQIVWNLLSNAVKFSPQGTIEVSITPLGERVELAVRDSGRGIDPSMLERVFERFQQSAADGEGRVAGLGLGLWLARNLMERQGGEIVAESGGVGHGSTFRLWLPVYH from the coding sequence ATGCACGAATTCAGCGACCCGGGCGAGCCGGTCCCGCAACCCGATTTCGGCGCGGCGGCGGCGGCCTTCGACTGCCTGCCCGACGCCTACCTGATCATCAACGCGCGCCACGAGGTGGTGCTCGCGAACCGCCGCTACCTGAGGCTGGTCGGCGTGGCGCCCGCGGCGGTCCTCGGGCACCGCCTGCAGGACATCAACCAGTTCGGCACCGACGCACAGCGCGAGGCGCGCCGCGAGTGGCTGGAGGGCACGCTGAACCAGCTGCCGCTGCGCGAATCGGTGTGGTCGCCGGTGTTTCGCTACGAGATGCCGGTCGAGCACGAGAGCGGCGAATGGGTGGCGGTGCCGCGCTACTGGCGCATCAAGGCGACGCCGCTCGACGCGCCCGATTCCGGGCTGGCCGGCGCCGTCGCGATCCTCGTCAGCGAGGTCACCGAGCACGTCGCCGAGTACGAGCGCGACCAGCGCGAGCGCGCCAAGCTGCGCTCGCAGGCGCAGCTGCGCCAGGTGGTGGCCGAGGAAGCGCGCGCGCAACTGCGCGAGCACCAGGAGCGGCTCGAGATCGCGATGGCGTTCTCGCAGGTGGGCGCCTGGGAGCTCGAACCGCTCACGGGCGGGATCCAGTGCACCGACCAGTGCCGGACCAATCTCGGGCTCGGCATCGACGACCTGCTCACGCGCGAGCGCTGGTTCGACGAGATCGTCCATCCCGACGACCGGCCGCGGCTGCGCGAGGCGATGACGCAGGCGCTCGACATGCACGAGCCGTTCGAGGTCGATTTCCGGGTGGGCTGGGAGCACGGCCAGGTGCGCTGGATCCTGGTGCGCGGCGTGGGCCGCTATCAGGCCAACGGCGCGCTGAGTTCGGTACACGGCTTCACGCTCGACATCACCGCGCGCAAGCAGACCGAACTCGAGACGCAGGCCAACGCGGTGGCGGAGAAGCGCGCGCGCGAGCAGAGCGACCGGCTCGCCACCGCGATGGATCACTTCATCACCACCGTCAGCCACGAGCTGCGTTCGCCGCTCAACGCGATCCTGAGCTGGTGCGAACTGATGCGGCGCTCGCCCGAGCCGTCGCTCGTCATGCGCGCGGGCGAGGTGATCAACCGCAACGGGCGCCAGCTCGCGCACATGGTGGACGACCTGCTCGACAGCGGCGCGATCGTGACCGGCAAGCTGTCGGTCGTCCCGCGGCCGGTCGATCTCGGCGCGCTGGCCGGGATCGTGGTCGAGGACATGCGGATGATCGCCGAGGCCAAGGGGCTCGCGCTGATCGCCGACCGGCTGATGCCGGCGATGGTGATCGCCGACGAGAACCGCATGAAGCAGATCGTCTGGAACCTGCTGTCGAACGCGGTGAAGTTCTCGCCGCAGGGCACCATCGAGGTGTCGATCACGCCGCTCGGCGAGCGCGTCGAGCTGGCCGTGCGCGATTCCGGGCGCGGCATCGATCCGTCGATGCTGGAACGCGTGTTCGAGCGCTTCCAGCAGTCGGCGGCCGACGGCGAGGGGCGCGTGGCGGGCCTCGGGCTCGGCCTCTGGCTCGCGCGCAACCTGATGGAGCGGCAGGGGGGAGAGATCGTCGCCGAGAGCGGCGGGGTCGGCCACGGCTCGACGTTCCGGCTGTGGTTGCCGGTGTACCACTGA
- a CDS encoding ATPase domain-containing protein: MTQDDSAPHAPAPPDIEPLENVETGVPGFDEILGGGFVRGGLYLIEGMASAGKTILSSQIGFHRVRQGDRVLYMTLIAESHDKLLGHLRALDFFDPAAVAQKMMFVSGYHELMQDGLDGFLRLIAASLANYRPGLLIVDGFRSAREFSETELSLSKFIHELNALVAAMGCTTLLLAPLSGNEPHPEHTLVDGLIELNRYTDGGMRRAREIEVHKMRARNHLLGRHFFRITSGGHAMYPRLEARFANLEDERDLHQRLDTGLPHLDHLLGGGFVRGSVTTVMGPSGVGKTLLALQFLKAGVARDEKVVYLGFYESPQRLIGKAETVGIRLREAFADGRLSMQWQPAVELEVDELAANTLALIQRLGASRLVIDGMEGFRDSALRPARFGLFLNAFNHALRDAGITTLLTEELPLYADPSHGKGLRLSALTENLVLLRYAETDGRLRRMLSVVKQRESAHDTSLRELIITPEGLDVTPNAIGAAGLLSTQGLTVMHRPMTGG, from the coding sequence ATGACCCAGGACGACTCCGCGCCCCATGCCCCGGCGCCCCCCGACATCGAGCCATTGGAAAACGTGGAGACGGGCGTGCCGGGCTTCGACGAGATCCTCGGCGGCGGCTTCGTGCGTGGCGGCCTTTATCTGATCGAGGGGATGGCCAGCGCGGGCAAGACCATCCTGTCGAGCCAGATCGGCTTCCATCGCGTGCGCCAGGGCGACCGCGTGCTCTACATGACGCTGATCGCCGAGTCGCACGACAAGCTGCTCGGCCACCTGCGCGCGCTCGATTTCTTCGATCCGGCCGCCGTCGCGCAGAAGATGATGTTCGTGTCGGGTTATCACGAACTGATGCAGGACGGCCTCGACGGCTTCCTGAGGCTGATCGCGGCGAGCCTCGCGAACTACCGGCCCGGCCTGCTGATCGTGGACGGCTTTCGCAGCGCGCGCGAATTCAGCGAAACCGAGCTGTCGCTGTCGAAGTTCATCCACGAGCTGAACGCGCTGGTGGCCGCGATGGGCTGCACCACGCTGCTGCTCGCGCCGCTGTCGGGCAACGAGCCGCATCCCGAGCACACGCTGGTGGACGGCCTGATCGAGCTGAACCGCTATACCGACGGCGGCATGCGCCGCGCGCGCGAGATCGAGGTCCACAAGATGCGCGCGCGCAACCACCTGCTGGGCCGCCACTTCTTCCGGATCACCTCGGGCGGCCACGCGATGTACCCGCGTCTCGAGGCGCGCTTCGCGAACCTCGAGGACGAGCGCGACCTGCACCAGCGGCTCGATACCGGCCTGCCGCATCTCGACCACCTGCTCGGCGGCGGCTTCGTGCGTGGATCCGTCACCACGGTGATGGGGCCGTCCGGGGTCGGCAAGACGCTGCTCGCGCTGCAGTTCCTGAAGGCCGGCGTCGCGCGCGACGAGAAGGTGGTCTACCTCGGCTTCTACGAATCGCCGCAGCGGCTGATCGGCAAGGCCGAGACGGTCGGCATCCGGCTGCGCGAGGCATTCGCCGACGGGCGCCTGTCGATGCAGTGGCAGCCGGCCGTCGAGCTCGAGGTGGACGAACTGGCCGCCAACACGCTCGCGCTGATCCAGCGGCTCGGCGCCTCCCGGCTCGTGATCGACGGCATGGAGGGGTTTCGCGATTCCGCGCTGCGCCCGGCGCGTTTCGGCCTGTTCCTGAACGCGTTCAACCATGCGCTGCGCGACGCCGGCATCACCACGCTGCTGACCGAGGAGCTGCCGCTCTACGCGGACCCGTCGCACGGCAAGGGCCTGCGGCTGTCGGCGCTGACCGAGAACCTGGTCCTGCTGCGCTACGCGGAGACCGACGGCCGCCTGCGGCGCATGCTGTCGGTGGTCAAGCAGCGCGAGAGCGCGCACGACACCTCGCTGCGCGAACTGATCATCACGCCGGAAGGGCTCGACGTCACGCCGAACGCGATCGGCGCGGCGGGCCTGCTTTCGACACAGGGGCTGACCGTGATGCACCGCCCGATGACGGGTGGCTAG